The proteins below come from a single Chelmon rostratus isolate fCheRos1 chromosome 12, fCheRos1.pri, whole genome shotgun sequence genomic window:
- the urod gene encoding uroporphyrinogen decarboxylase yields the protein MSKDGLILPKDFPQLQNDTFLRAARGEETEHVPVWCMRQAGRYLPEFRELRAGKDFFETCRSPEACCELTLQPLRRFPFDAAIIFSDILVIPQALGMDVQMVGGKGPTFSEPLKEPEDLQRLQTKIDVAKELDYVFKAITLTRHKIEGKVPLIGFTGAPWTLMSYMIEGGGSNTHSKAKRWLYRHPESSHMLLRILTDVIVEYLLRQVAAGAQALQVFESHAGILGPAEFNEFALPYLRDIACRVKDKLKEAGQDVPMIVFAKDAHYAVEDLSQSRYEVVGLDWTIDPRSARERTGGKVSLQGNMDPCALYAPKERISDIVKKMLEGFGTRGYIANLGHGLYPDMDPENVGAFVEAVHQHSKQMIKQM from the exons ATGAGCAAGGACGGTTTAATTCT CCCCAAGGACTTCCCCCAGCTCCAGAACGACACATTCCTGCGAGCAGCACGAGGAGAAGAAACTGAACATGTCCCTGTCTGGTGTATGAGACAGGCTGGAAGATATCTCCCAG AGTTTCGTGAGTTGAGAGCTGGGAAGGACTTCTTTGAGACATGTCGGTCACCAGAGGCCTGCTGTGAGCTCACTctgcag CCTCTGAGACGCTTTCCCTTCGACGCCGCCATCATCTTCTCTGACATCCTGGTTATCCCACAG GCCCTGGGTATGGACGTCCAGATGGTGGGAGGTAAAGGTCCAACATTCTCGGAGCCCCTTAAGGAGCCAGAGGACCTGCAGCGTCTGCAGACCAAAATTGACGTGGCTAAGGAGCTGGACTACGTCTTTAAAGCCATCACGCTGACCAGACACAAGATAGAGGGCAAAGTGCCGCTCATAGGATTCACTGGAGCTCCG TGGACGCTGATGTCCTACATGATAGAAGGCGGCGGCTCCAACACCCACTCCAAGGCGAAGCGCTGGCTGTACCGACACCCTGAGTCCAGCCACATGCTGCTGAGGATTCTGACAGATGTGATAGTGGAGTATCTGCTGAGACAGGTGGCAGCCGGAGCTCAG GCTCTGCAGGTTTTTGAGTCCCACGCCGGCATTCTGGGGCCAGCCGAGTTTAACGAGTTCGCTCTGCCTTACCTGCGAGACATCGCTTGCCGCGTCAAAGATAAACTCAAAGAGGCAGGACAGGACGTTCCCATG ATTGTGTTTGCAAAGGATGCTCACTACGCTGTAGAGGATCTGTCTCAGTCTCGTTATGAGGTGGttggactggactggaccatTGACCCACGATCAGCACG ggAGCGCACAGGAGGGAAGGTCAGcctgcagggaaacatggaCCCATGTGCTCTCTACGCTCCAAAG GAGCGCATTTCAGACATCGTGAAGAAGATGTTGGAGGGTTTCGGCACGAGGGGC
- the lyn gene encoding tyrosine-protein kinase Lyn isoform X1, producing the protein MGCMKSTLSEGLSGVVEGKISQQTVRTEQTHYVRDPTSNTKNHINNALLPGQVFQKLEEQKSVGKIMVGLYPYEAVHPDDLGFKKGEKMKILEEHGEWWKAKSLATNKEGFIPSNYVGQADTMETEEWFFKDITRKDAERQLLAPANKPGSYLIRESETSKGSYSLSIRDVDAQGADSVKHYKIRTMDNGGYYISPKISFPNIGSMIKHYHNKADGLCRKLDRPCVKPKAQKPWDKDAWEISKDSIKMVKKLGAGQFGEVWMAYYNNTTKVAVKTLKPGTMTVEAFMDEANVMKTLQHDRLVRLYAVVTKTEPIYIITEFMANGSLLDFLKSDAGCRLQLPKLIDFTAQIAEGMAYIEKKNYIHRDLRAANVLVSESLLCKIADFGLARVIEDDEYSAREGAKFPIKWTAPEAINYGSFTIKSDMWSFGVLLYEIITYGKIPYPGMTKGEVMSSVQRGYRMPQPDNCPAELYEIMTSCWKNKPEDRPTFDYMQSVLDDFYTATEAQYQQQP; encoded by the exons ATGGGCTGCATGAAGTCCACGCTGAGCGAAGGTCTGAGCGGAGTGGTGGAGGGGAAGATCAGCCAGCAGACTGTACGTACCGAGCAAACGCACTATGTCAGAGACCCCACCTCCAATACAAAAAACCACATA AATAACGCCCTGTTACCTGGTCAGGTGTTCCAAAAGCTGGAAG AGCAAAAGTCGGTCGGTAAAATAATGGTCGGCCTTTACCCGTATGAAGCTGTGCATCCCGACGACTTAGGATTCAAGAAGGGGGAGAAGATGAAAATCTTAGAAGA ACATGGGGAGTGGTGGAAAGCAAAGTCGTTGGCAACCAACAAAGAAGGATTCATCCCGTCCAATTATGTCGGCCAAGCTGACACCATGGAAACAGAAGA GTGGTTTTTCAAGGACATCACGAGAAAGGATGCAGAGAGGCAGCTGCTGGCGCCAGCGAACAAACCAGGCTCTTATCTTATCAGAGAAAGTGAAACTTCGAAAG GAAGCTACTCGCTGTCCATCAGAGACGTGGACGCCCAGGGGGCAGATTCAGTCAAGCACTATAAGATCAGGACGATGGATAACGGCGGCTACTACATCTCTCCTAAAATCTCCTTCCCTAACATCGGCAGCATGATCAAACACTACCACA ACAAAGCGGATGGCCTGTGCCGTAAACTGGACCGTCCATGTGTGAAACCCAAAGCCCAGAAGCCGTGGGACAAAGATGCCTGGGAGATTTCCAAAGACTCTATTAAGATGGTGAAGAAACTTGGAGCCGGGCAGTTTGGGGAAGTCTGGATGG CATACTACAACAACACCACCAAAGTAGCAGTGAAGACGCTGAAGCCAGGCACCATGACGGTTGAAGCCTTCATGGATGAAGCCAACGTCATGAAGACGCTGCAGCACGACCGGCTGGTGCGCCTCTACGCTGTCGTCACCAAGACAGAGCCCATCTATATCATCACTGAATTTATGGCCAATG GGAGCCTGCTAGACTTCTTAAAGAGCGACGCCGGGTGCAGACTGCAGTTACCCAAGCTCATCGATTTCACAGCGCAG ATAGCAGAGGGCATGGCCTACATAGAGAAGAAGAACTACATTCACAGAGACCTGAGAGCAGCTAATGTCCTGGTGTCAGAGAGCCTGCTCTGCAAAATAGCTGATTTTGGACTGGCGAGAGTCATAGAGGATGATGAATACTCTGCCAGAGAGG GAGCCAAATTCCCCATAAAGTGGACCGCTCCGGAGGCCATTAACTACGGCTCTTTCACCATCAAGTCAGACATGTGGTCCTTCGGGGTTCTGCTCTACGAGATTATAACCTACGGGAAGATCCCTTACCCAG GTATGACAAAGGGAGAGGTGATGTCCTCAGTGCAGCGTGGCTACCGGATGCCTCAGCCCGACAACTGTCCTGCTGAGCTCTACGAGATCATGACGTCCTGCTGGAAGAACAAGCCTGAAGACAGGCCCACCTTTGATTACATGCAGAGTGTCCTGGATGACTTCTACACCGCCACAGAGGCACAATACCAGCAGCAACCATAG
- the lyn gene encoding tyrosine-protein kinase Lyn isoform X2, translating into MGCMKSTLSEGLSGVVEGKISQQTNNALLPGQVFQKLEEQKSVGKIMVGLYPYEAVHPDDLGFKKGEKMKILEEHGEWWKAKSLATNKEGFIPSNYVGQADTMETEEWFFKDITRKDAERQLLAPANKPGSYLIRESETSKGSYSLSIRDVDAQGADSVKHYKIRTMDNGGYYISPKISFPNIGSMIKHYHNKADGLCRKLDRPCVKPKAQKPWDKDAWEISKDSIKMVKKLGAGQFGEVWMAYYNNTTKVAVKTLKPGTMTVEAFMDEANVMKTLQHDRLVRLYAVVTKTEPIYIITEFMANGSLLDFLKSDAGCRLQLPKLIDFTAQIAEGMAYIEKKNYIHRDLRAANVLVSESLLCKIADFGLARVIEDDEYSAREGAKFPIKWTAPEAINYGSFTIKSDMWSFGVLLYEIITYGKIPYPGMTKGEVMSSVQRGYRMPQPDNCPAELYEIMTSCWKNKPEDRPTFDYMQSVLDDFYTATEAQYQQQP; encoded by the exons ATGGGCTGCATGAAGTCCACGCTGAGCGAAGGTCTGAGCGGAGTGGTGGAGGGGAAGATCAGCCAGCAGACT AATAACGCCCTGTTACCTGGTCAGGTGTTCCAAAAGCTGGAAG AGCAAAAGTCGGTCGGTAAAATAATGGTCGGCCTTTACCCGTATGAAGCTGTGCATCCCGACGACTTAGGATTCAAGAAGGGGGAGAAGATGAAAATCTTAGAAGA ACATGGGGAGTGGTGGAAAGCAAAGTCGTTGGCAACCAACAAAGAAGGATTCATCCCGTCCAATTATGTCGGCCAAGCTGACACCATGGAAACAGAAGA GTGGTTTTTCAAGGACATCACGAGAAAGGATGCAGAGAGGCAGCTGCTGGCGCCAGCGAACAAACCAGGCTCTTATCTTATCAGAGAAAGTGAAACTTCGAAAG GAAGCTACTCGCTGTCCATCAGAGACGTGGACGCCCAGGGGGCAGATTCAGTCAAGCACTATAAGATCAGGACGATGGATAACGGCGGCTACTACATCTCTCCTAAAATCTCCTTCCCTAACATCGGCAGCATGATCAAACACTACCACA ACAAAGCGGATGGCCTGTGCCGTAAACTGGACCGTCCATGTGTGAAACCCAAAGCCCAGAAGCCGTGGGACAAAGATGCCTGGGAGATTTCCAAAGACTCTATTAAGATGGTGAAGAAACTTGGAGCCGGGCAGTTTGGGGAAGTCTGGATGG CATACTACAACAACACCACCAAAGTAGCAGTGAAGACGCTGAAGCCAGGCACCATGACGGTTGAAGCCTTCATGGATGAAGCCAACGTCATGAAGACGCTGCAGCACGACCGGCTGGTGCGCCTCTACGCTGTCGTCACCAAGACAGAGCCCATCTATATCATCACTGAATTTATGGCCAATG GGAGCCTGCTAGACTTCTTAAAGAGCGACGCCGGGTGCAGACTGCAGTTACCCAAGCTCATCGATTTCACAGCGCAG ATAGCAGAGGGCATGGCCTACATAGAGAAGAAGAACTACATTCACAGAGACCTGAGAGCAGCTAATGTCCTGGTGTCAGAGAGCCTGCTCTGCAAAATAGCTGATTTTGGACTGGCGAGAGTCATAGAGGATGATGAATACTCTGCCAGAGAGG GAGCCAAATTCCCCATAAAGTGGACCGCTCCGGAGGCCATTAACTACGGCTCTTTCACCATCAAGTCAGACATGTGGTCCTTCGGGGTTCTGCTCTACGAGATTATAACCTACGGGAAGATCCCTTACCCAG GTATGACAAAGGGAGAGGTGATGTCCTCAGTGCAGCGTGGCTACCGGATGCCTCAGCCCGACAACTGTCCTGCTGAGCTCTACGAGATCATGACGTCCTGCTGGAAGAACAAGCCTGAAGACAGGCCCACCTTTGATTACATGCAGAGTGTCCTGGATGACTTCTACACCGCCACAGAGGCACAATACCAGCAGCAACCATAG